One window of Flavobacterium dauae genomic DNA carries:
- a CDS encoding GmrSD restriction endonuclease domain-containing protein, giving the protein MKIELKEITVRELAEGFKDNAENGVIGFGGELDIRPPYQREFIYKDKQRDAVIDTVTKDYPLNVMYWAVRDGGGFEVIDGQQRTISICQYVNGDFAHNFMYFHNLQNDQKEQILNYKLMVYVCSGTDSEKLEWFKTINIAGEKLTEQELRNAVYSGSWVSDAKRYFSKNACPAYQIGSDYLTGSPIRQEYFETAIDWISKENIEVYMSNHQHDPNASALWRYFQDVISWIKSNFTTYRREMKGVEWGFLYNDFKDEVYDTKQLETEIAELMQDEDVSRKQGIYSYVLTRKERFLSIRSFTDKQKREAYERQQGICPKCDNHFQFNEMEADHITPWHEGGKTVADNCQMLCKHDNRIKSGK; this is encoded by the coding sequence ATGAAAATCGAATTAAAAGAAATAACCGTCCGAGAATTGGCAGAAGGTTTTAAAGACAATGCAGAAAACGGAGTGATTGGTTTTGGAGGAGAATTGGATATTCGCCCACCTTATCAACGTGAATTTATTTACAAAGACAAGCAGCGTGATGCTGTAATTGATACGGTTACAAAAGATTATCCGTTAAATGTGATGTATTGGGCTGTTCGAGATGGCGGAGGTTTTGAAGTCATTGACGGACAGCAACGTACGATTTCGATTTGTCAGTACGTAAACGGAGATTTTGCACATAATTTTATGTATTTCCACAATTTGCAAAACGATCAAAAAGAGCAGATACTGAACTATAAGCTAATGGTTTATGTTTGTAGCGGAACAGATAGCGAAAAGCTAGAATGGTTCAAAACCATTAATATAGCAGGAGAAAAGCTGACCGAACAGGAATTGCGAAATGCGGTTTATTCGGGTTCGTGGGTTTCCGATGCGAAACGCTATTTCAGCAAAAATGCTTGTCCTGCCTATCAGATTGGAAGTGATTATCTTACAGGCTCGCCTATCCGACAGGAATATTTTGAAACAGCTATTGATTGGATTTCCAAAGAGAACATTGAAGTTTATATGTCCAATCACCAACACGACCCAAATGCAAGTGCTTTGTGGAGGTATTTTCAGGACGTTATTTCCTGGATAAAATCGAATTTTACTACCTATCGTAGAGAAATGAAAGGTGTGGAATGGGGCTTTTTATATAACGATTTTAAAGATGAGGTTTACGATACAAAACAACTTGAAACCGAAATTGCAGAGTTAATGCAAGACGAAGATGTTAGCCGAAAACAAGGGATTTACTCTTATGTTTTAACACGAAAAGAACGTTTTTTGAGTATTCGCTCTTTTACCGACAAGCAAAAACGTGAGGCTTACGAAAGACAACAAGGAATCTGCCCGAAATGCGACAATCATTTTCAGTTCAACGAAATGGAAGCAGACCACATTACACCTTGGCATGAGGGAGGAAAAACCGTTGCAGATAATTGTCAAATGTTATGTAAACACGATAACCGAATAAAGTCTGGAAAATAG
- a CDS encoding beta-ketoacyl synthase chain length factor, translated as MKNCYINGIGNVSIQSVDFDLFESEIIEIQRLNTAQQPSYKELIAPAMSRRMAKGVKMGIYAANKALFNAKMVDPQAVIVGTGLGCIEDSEKFLDAIIENDEQFLTPTAFIQSTHNTVAAQIALHLQCKAYNFTYVNGANSFESSLFDAFMQLKHFNKENILIGGVDEIAPYTFSMYEMIGKVKQSGEEVNFKNPQTKGIALGEGATFFSLSNHKTNKSYAEVLDVILFNAFKDDEATEITTFLSKNNLSIVDLDVVFFGVNADALQQEFYNRMNTVFNKIPQAYYQHISGSYDTASAFGLKVAAEIIQKQKLPNAIQYNEIKPTKIEKVLMINQFNNTDFSFVLLSKC; from the coding sequence ATGAAAAACTGTTACATAAACGGTATTGGCAACGTAAGTATTCAATCGGTTGATTTTGATTTGTTTGAATCGGAAATTATAGAAATACAACGATTAAACACTGCCCAACAACCATCGTACAAAGAGTTGATTGCTCCGGCTATGAGTCGCCGTATGGCAAAAGGTGTAAAAATGGGTATTTATGCTGCCAATAAAGCATTGTTCAATGCCAAAATGGTCGATCCGCAAGCTGTTATTGTGGGTACAGGATTAGGTTGTATTGAAGATTCTGAAAAATTTTTGGATGCCATCATAGAAAACGATGAACAGTTTTTAACTCCCACAGCTTTTATACAGTCAACCCATAACACGGTTGCAGCACAAATAGCCTTGCATTTGCAGTGTAAAGCGTACAATTTTACCTACGTTAACGGAGCAAATTCGTTTGAAAGTTCTTTGTTTGATGCTTTTATGCAGTTGAAACATTTTAACAAGGAAAATATACTGATTGGCGGAGTTGATGAAATTGCACCGTACACGTTTTCAATGTACGAAATGATTGGAAAAGTAAAGCAGAGTGGGGAAGAGGTGAATTTTAAAAATCCACAAACAAAGGGAATTGCGTTAGGTGAAGGAGCTACTTTTTTTAGTTTATCAAACCACAAAACCAATAAAAGCTATGCAGAGGTTTTAGATGTGATACTTTTTAACGCATTTAAAGACGATGAAGCTACAGAAATAACTACTTTTTTGAGTAAGAACAATCTTTCTATTGTTGATTTGGATGTAGTTTTTTTTGGAGTGAATGCCGATGCACTTCAACAGGAATTTTACAATAGAATGAATACTGTTTTTAACAAGATTCCGCAGGCTTATTACCAGCATATTTCAGGAAGTTATGATACGGCATCTGCATTTGGATTAAAAGTTGCAGCAGAAATCATTCAAAAACAAAAGCTTCCAAATGCTATTCAGTACAACGAAATCAAACCAACTAAAATTGAAAAAGTACTGATGATCAATCAGTTTAACAATACCGATTTTAGTTTTGTTTTACTATCAAAATGTTAA
- a CDS encoding polysaccharide deacetylase family protein, whose product MLKHQYIKWVFIALLTCLWYAYFSGKLPLFLIFVTLLFWLGITTWASFDIRLNYFVKAHSSNKKTDRNVVALTFDDGPTEITPEILNLLEKFNQKATFFCIGKQIEKYPGIAKSIVGQGHIIANHTFSHTNKMGFLSKKEVHNEIASTQNIIQQITGKIPNLFRPPFGVTNPNISRACKENRVEVIGWNVRSLDTVIESENKILSRIVDRFEKGSIILLHDTSTKTLNVLERLLIIMEKKQIQSVTVDELLNIKAYK is encoded by the coding sequence ATGTTAAAGCATCAATACATAAAATGGGTTTTTATTGCCCTTTTAACATGCTTGTGGTATGCTTATTTTTCGGGTAAGTTGCCCTTGTTTTTAATTTTTGTTACGCTACTTTTTTGGCTGGGAATCACCACTTGGGCATCGTTTGATATTCGATTAAATTACTTTGTAAAAGCACATTCATCAAACAAAAAAACAGATCGAAACGTAGTTGCTTTAACGTTTGATGACGGACCAACGGAAATTACTCCTGAAATTTTAAATCTACTTGAAAAATTCAATCAAAAAGCAACATTTTTCTGTATTGGTAAACAAATCGAAAAATATCCCGGAATAGCGAAAAGCATAGTAGGGCAGGGGCATATCATCGCAAATCATACCTTTTCGCATACCAATAAAATGGGGTTTTTATCTAAAAAAGAAGTTCATAACGAAATAGCATCAACCCAAAACATCATTCAGCAGATTACAGGGAAAATTCCTAATTTATTCAGACCACCTTTCGGAGTTACAAATCCAAATATATCAAGAGCTTGCAAAGAAAATAGGGTAGAGGTGATTGGTTGGAATGTGCGATCACTTGATACCGTAATTGAATCAGAAAATAAAATTTTAAGTCGAATTGTAGATCGATTTGAAAAAGGTTCGATAATTTTGTTGCACGATACATCAACCAAAACACTAAACGTATTGGAACGGTTGTTGATAATTATGGAAAAGAAACAGATACAATCGGTTACGGTTGATGAATTACTTAATATTAAAGCGTACAAATAA